Proteins encoded within one genomic window of Pygocentrus nattereri isolate fPygNat1 chromosome 9, fPygNat1.pri, whole genome shotgun sequence:
- the znf341 gene encoding zinc finger protein 341 isoform X3, translating to MSQAIFEVLEGMDNQTVLAVQSLLDGQGGVPDPGTQTVSGTTIQSMDDDDVFLCGKCKKQFNSLPAFMTHKREQCQPNTPSLATVSLASSNAYTSISAVPQPPVNRQVSTYITVPPSPLTHTLVQGNVLVSDEVLMSAISAFTSMDQPMAAMQASTQSNLSMPTGASYLQHHPQPPHPLPPSQTQSLSSQIPSSNNSSVVQVYSALPPMAGGGNAEVHALGLQSFQPVQGPSQCVESQSQAFSSAPAYSLAKPTTKAKTCANTAALPELGEYDKVIIPKKARNTKKGQDGQTKAKGQKLKCNFCDKVFTKNFDLQQHIRSHTGEKPFQCIVCGRAFAQKSNVKKHMQTHKVWPAGVHSTVSRLPITVKVVPVNTDENTPQPAEAQEAQTAVEQSEEELQAEAARASEAKGPSQGHSKQIILIDSSYQCQFCAAKFSTYFQLKSHMTQHKDEQVYRCVVKTCSQTFQKLDLFLEHIRTHQEHLTYRCHLCCKVFPSLFELGLHQYSHSFCPQQNPRKEANYYRCNKCQSKYSTQEALEQHLLTASHNYPCPHCQKVFPCERYFRRHLSTHGAGGKFKCQICKKFFKTEHYLKLHTQIHSGEKPYKCSVCEATFNRKDKVKRHMLIHEPFKKYKCPFRTHVGCTKEFNRPDKLKAHILSHSGIKPFKCQLCQKSFSRRAHMLEHQRSHTNNYRFRCSTCSKGFSRHKYYRDHKCPLAGAPAEGAERRSRGRSAEGSKGTDPEPAAEGPDTPETPEEEEDEEEEEDEDDGNDEGETSVSGVLETEMGERGEEEERDEGLVAGASLEQMQDGGGADGLLAAPVFGAAGD from the exons ATGTCGCAGGCGATATTTGAGGTGCTGGAAG GAATGGACAACCAGACGGTCCTTGCTGTCCAGTCCCTTCTGGATGGTCAAGGTGGTGTCCCAGATCCCGGTACTCAGACTGTCTCAGGGACGACCATCCAGTCAATGG ATGATGACGACGTCTTCCTCTGTGGAAAGTGTAAGAAGCAGTTTAACTCATTGCCTGCATTCATGACACACAAGAGGGAGCAGTGCCAGCCCAACACCCCCTCACTTGCCACAGTGTCTCTGGCCTCCAGCAATGCCTACACCTCCATCAGCGCTGTGCCACAGCCCCCTGTCAACAGACAG gtgtccacatacatcACAgttcctccctctcctctcacacacacgctggTGCAGGGGAACGTTCTGGTCAGCGATGAGGTTCTCATGTCTGCTATCTCTGCCTTTACGTCCATGGACCAGCCCATGGCTGCCATGCAGGCTTCCACTCAG AGTAATCTGAGCATGCCCACTGGAGCATCATACCTGCAGCACCACCCACAGCCCCCCCACCCACTCCCACCCAGCCAAACCCAGTCCCTCTCCTCTCAGATCCCCtccagcaacaacagctcagtggTGCAGGTGTATAGCGCGCTGCCCCCGATGGCTGGGGGTGGTAATGCAGAAGTGCACGCACTCGGACTGCAGTCGTTTCAGCCGGTTCAG GGTCCCAGCCAGTGTGTGGAGAGTCAGAGTCAGGCGTTCAGCAGTGCTCCTGCCTACAGTCTGGCAAAACCCACGACCAAAGCCAAAACCTGCGCCAACACAGCAGCCCTGCCTGAGCTCGGGGAATATGACAAGGTCATCATCCCCAAGAAAGCCAGAAACACCAAGAAAGGACAGGATG GACAGACGAAAGCAAAAGGTCAGAAGCTGAAGTGCAATTTCTGTGACAAAGTGTTCACCAAAAACTTCGACCTGCAGCAACACATCAGAAG TCACACGGGGGAGAAGCCGTTCCAGTGTATTGTGTGCGGTCGAGCTTTTGCCCAAAAGTCCAACGTAAAGAAGCACATGCAGACTCACAAAGTGTGGCCGGCCGGCGTCCACAGCACTGTGTCCAGACTGCCCATCACTGTGAAAGTGGTTCCTGTGAACACGGATGAAAACACACCGCAGCCAGCAGAGGCACAGGAAGCTCAGA CAGCTGTGGAGCAGAGCGAGGAGGAGCTGCAGGCGGAGGCGGCCCGTGCGTCCGAGGCTAAAGGCCCGAGTCAGGGTCACAGCAAACAGATCATCCTGATCGACAGCTCTTACCAGTGCCAGTTCTGCGCAGCCAAGTTCAGCACGTACTTCCAGCTCAAGTCTCACATGACCCAGCACAAAGACGAGCAG GTGTACAGGTGTGTGGTGAAGACGTGCTCTCAGACCTTTCAGAAGCTGGACCTGTTTCTCGAACACATCCGCACACACCAGGAGCACCTGACGTACCGCTGCCACCTCTGCTGTAAAGTGTTCCCCTCCCTGTTTGAGCTGGGTCTGCACCAGTACTCCCACAGTTTCTGCCCCCAGCAGAACCCACGCAAAGAGGCCAACTACTACAG ATGTAATAAGTGCCAGAGTAAATACTCCACACAGGAAGCTCTGGAGCAGCATCTCCTCACTGCCTCCCATAACTACCCCTGCCCTCACTGCCAGAAG GTTTTCCCTTGCGAGAGGTATTTCCGCAGACATCTGTCCACTCACGGCGCGGGTGGCAAATTCAAATGCCAGATCTGTAAAAAGTTTTTCAAAACTGAGCACTACCTCAAACTCCACACGCAGATACACTCAG GAGAGAAGCCATACAAATGTTCTGTCTGCGAGGCCACGTTCAACCGCAAGGACAAGGTGAAGAGACACATGCTGATCCATGAACCCTTTAAGAAGTACAAGTGCCCTTTCAG GACGCATGTTGGCTGCACTAAAGAGTTCAACAGGCCGGACAAGCTGAAGGCCCACATACTCTCTCACTCTG GCATCAAGCCGTTTAAGTGCCAGTTGTGTCAGAAGAGTTTCAGCCGGCGAGCCCACATGCTGGAGCACCAGCGCTCTCATACCAACAACTACCGCTTCCGCTGCTCCACCTGTAGCAAAGGCTTCAGCCGCCACAAATACTACAGAGACCACAAGTGCCCCCTGGCAGGAGCTCCAGCAGAGGGGGCCGAGAGACGGAGCAGGGGGAGGAGCGCAGAGGGCAGTAAAGGAACAG ATCCAGAACCTGCAGCTGAGGGGCCTGACACTCCAGAGActccagaggaggaggaggatgaggaagaggaggaggacgaggatgATGGAAACGACGAAGGAGAGACATCTGTGAGCGGAGTGTTGGAGACAGAGATGGGGGAAAGaggggaagaggaggagagggacgAAGGCTTGGTGGCCGGTGCGAGCCTGGAGCAGATGCAGGACGGCGGAGGAGCGGATGGTCTGCTGGCTGCACCTGTGTTTGGAGCCGCTGGAGACTGA
- the znf341 gene encoding zinc finger protein 341 isoform X2, with the protein MSQAIFEVLEGMDNQTVLAVQSLLDGQGGVPDPGTQTVSGTTIQSMDDDDVFLCGKCKKQFNSLPAFMTHKREQCQPNTPSLATVSLASSNAYTSISAVPQPPVNRQVSTYITVPPSPLTHTLVQGNVLVSDEVLMSAISAFTSMDQPMAAMQASTQSNLSMPTGASYLQHHPQPPHPLPPSQTQSLSSQIPSSNNSSVVQVYSALPPMAGGGNAEVHALGLQSFQPVQGPSQCVESQSQAFSSAPAYSLAKPTTKAKTCANTAALPELGEYDKVIIPKKARNTKKGQDVGQTKAKGQKLKCNFCDKVFTKNFDLQQHIRSHTGEKPFQCIVCGRAFAQKSNVKKHMQTHKVWPAGVHSTVSRLPITVKVVPVNTDENTPQPAEAQEAQTVEQSEEELQAEAARASEAKGPSQGHSKQIILIDSSYQCQFCAAKFSTYFQLKSHMTQHKDEQVYRCVVKTCSQTFQKLDLFLEHIRTHQEHLTYRCHLCCKVFPSLFELGLHQYSHSFCPQQNPRKEANYYRCNKCQSKYSTQEALEQHLLTASHNYPCPHCQKVFPCERYFRRHLSTHGAGGKFKCQICKKFFKTEHYLKLHTQIHSGEKPYKCSVCEATFNRKDKVKRHMLIHEPFKKYKCPFRTHVGCTKEFNRPDKLKAHILSHSGIKPFKCQLCQKSFSRRAHMLEHQRSHTNNYRFRCSTCSKGFSRHKYYRDHKCPLAGAPAEGAERRSRGRSAEGSKGTDPEPAAEGPDTPETPEEEEDEEEEEDEDDGNDEGETSVSGVLETEMGERGEEEERDEGLVAGASLEQMQDGGGADGLLAAPVFGAAGD; encoded by the exons ATGTCGCAGGCGATATTTGAGGTGCTGGAAG GAATGGACAACCAGACGGTCCTTGCTGTCCAGTCCCTTCTGGATGGTCAAGGTGGTGTCCCAGATCCCGGTACTCAGACTGTCTCAGGGACGACCATCCAGTCAATGG ATGATGACGACGTCTTCCTCTGTGGAAAGTGTAAGAAGCAGTTTAACTCATTGCCTGCATTCATGACACACAAGAGGGAGCAGTGCCAGCCCAACACCCCCTCACTTGCCACAGTGTCTCTGGCCTCCAGCAATGCCTACACCTCCATCAGCGCTGTGCCACAGCCCCCTGTCAACAGACAG gtgtccacatacatcACAgttcctccctctcctctcacacacacgctggTGCAGGGGAACGTTCTGGTCAGCGATGAGGTTCTCATGTCTGCTATCTCTGCCTTTACGTCCATGGACCAGCCCATGGCTGCCATGCAGGCTTCCACTCAG AGTAATCTGAGCATGCCCACTGGAGCATCATACCTGCAGCACCACCCACAGCCCCCCCACCCACTCCCACCCAGCCAAACCCAGTCCCTCTCCTCTCAGATCCCCtccagcaacaacagctcagtggTGCAGGTGTATAGCGCGCTGCCCCCGATGGCTGGGGGTGGTAATGCAGAAGTGCACGCACTCGGACTGCAGTCGTTTCAGCCGGTTCAG GGTCCCAGCCAGTGTGTGGAGAGTCAGAGTCAGGCGTTCAGCAGTGCTCCTGCCTACAGTCTGGCAAAACCCACGACCAAAGCCAAAACCTGCGCCAACACAGCAGCCCTGCCTGAGCTCGGGGAATATGACAAGGTCATCATCCCCAAGAAAGCCAGAAACACCAAGAAAGGACAGGATG TAGGACAGACGAAAGCAAAAGGTCAGAAGCTGAAGTGCAATTTCTGTGACAAAGTGTTCACCAAAAACTTCGACCTGCAGCAACACATCAGAAG TCACACGGGGGAGAAGCCGTTCCAGTGTATTGTGTGCGGTCGAGCTTTTGCCCAAAAGTCCAACGTAAAGAAGCACATGCAGACTCACAAAGTGTGGCCGGCCGGCGTCCACAGCACTGTGTCCAGACTGCCCATCACTGTGAAAGTGGTTCCTGTGAACACGGATGAAAACACACCGCAGCCAGCAGAGGCACAGGAAGCTCAGA CTGTGGAGCAGAGCGAGGAGGAGCTGCAGGCGGAGGCGGCCCGTGCGTCCGAGGCTAAAGGCCCGAGTCAGGGTCACAGCAAACAGATCATCCTGATCGACAGCTCTTACCAGTGCCAGTTCTGCGCAGCCAAGTTCAGCACGTACTTCCAGCTCAAGTCTCACATGACCCAGCACAAAGACGAGCAG GTGTACAGGTGTGTGGTGAAGACGTGCTCTCAGACCTTTCAGAAGCTGGACCTGTTTCTCGAACACATCCGCACACACCAGGAGCACCTGACGTACCGCTGCCACCTCTGCTGTAAAGTGTTCCCCTCCCTGTTTGAGCTGGGTCTGCACCAGTACTCCCACAGTTTCTGCCCCCAGCAGAACCCACGCAAAGAGGCCAACTACTACAG ATGTAATAAGTGCCAGAGTAAATACTCCACACAGGAAGCTCTGGAGCAGCATCTCCTCACTGCCTCCCATAACTACCCCTGCCCTCACTGCCAGAAG GTTTTCCCTTGCGAGAGGTATTTCCGCAGACATCTGTCCACTCACGGCGCGGGTGGCAAATTCAAATGCCAGATCTGTAAAAAGTTTTTCAAAACTGAGCACTACCTCAAACTCCACACGCAGATACACTCAG GAGAGAAGCCATACAAATGTTCTGTCTGCGAGGCCACGTTCAACCGCAAGGACAAGGTGAAGAGACACATGCTGATCCATGAACCCTTTAAGAAGTACAAGTGCCCTTTCAG GACGCATGTTGGCTGCACTAAAGAGTTCAACAGGCCGGACAAGCTGAAGGCCCACATACTCTCTCACTCTG GCATCAAGCCGTTTAAGTGCCAGTTGTGTCAGAAGAGTTTCAGCCGGCGAGCCCACATGCTGGAGCACCAGCGCTCTCATACCAACAACTACCGCTTCCGCTGCTCCACCTGTAGCAAAGGCTTCAGCCGCCACAAATACTACAGAGACCACAAGTGCCCCCTGGCAGGAGCTCCAGCAGAGGGGGCCGAGAGACGGAGCAGGGGGAGGAGCGCAGAGGGCAGTAAAGGAACAG ATCCAGAACCTGCAGCTGAGGGGCCTGACACTCCAGAGActccagaggaggaggaggatgaggaagaggaggaggacgaggatgATGGAAACGACGAAGGAGAGACATCTGTGAGCGGAGTGTTGGAGACAGAGATGGGGGAAAGaggggaagaggaggagagggacgAAGGCTTGGTGGCCGGTGCGAGCCTGGAGCAGATGCAGGACGGCGGAGGAGCGGATGGTCTGCTGGCTGCACCTGTGTTTGGAGCCGCTGGAGACTGA
- the znf341 gene encoding zinc finger protein 341 isoform X1: MSQAIFEVLEGMDNQTVLAVQSLLDGQGGVPDPGTQTVSGTTIQSMDDDDVFLCGKCKKQFNSLPAFMTHKREQCQPNTPSLATVSLASSNAYTSISAVPQPPVNRQVSTYITVPPSPLTHTLVQGNVLVSDEVLMSAISAFTSMDQPMAAMQASTQSNLSMPTGASYLQHHPQPPHPLPPSQTQSLSSQIPSSNNSSVVQVYSALPPMAGGGNAEVHALGLQSFQPVQGPSQCVESQSQAFSSAPAYSLAKPTTKAKTCANTAALPELGEYDKVIIPKKARNTKKGQDVGQTKAKGQKLKCNFCDKVFTKNFDLQQHIRSHTGEKPFQCIVCGRAFAQKSNVKKHMQTHKVWPAGVHSTVSRLPITVKVVPVNTDENTPQPAEAQEAQTAVEQSEEELQAEAARASEAKGPSQGHSKQIILIDSSYQCQFCAAKFSTYFQLKSHMTQHKDEQVYRCVVKTCSQTFQKLDLFLEHIRTHQEHLTYRCHLCCKVFPSLFELGLHQYSHSFCPQQNPRKEANYYRCNKCQSKYSTQEALEQHLLTASHNYPCPHCQKVFPCERYFRRHLSTHGAGGKFKCQICKKFFKTEHYLKLHTQIHSGEKPYKCSVCEATFNRKDKVKRHMLIHEPFKKYKCPFRTHVGCTKEFNRPDKLKAHILSHSGIKPFKCQLCQKSFSRRAHMLEHQRSHTNNYRFRCSTCSKGFSRHKYYRDHKCPLAGAPAEGAERRSRGRSAEGSKGTDPEPAAEGPDTPETPEEEEDEEEEEDEDDGNDEGETSVSGVLETEMGERGEEEERDEGLVAGASLEQMQDGGGADGLLAAPVFGAAGD, translated from the exons ATGTCGCAGGCGATATTTGAGGTGCTGGAAG GAATGGACAACCAGACGGTCCTTGCTGTCCAGTCCCTTCTGGATGGTCAAGGTGGTGTCCCAGATCCCGGTACTCAGACTGTCTCAGGGACGACCATCCAGTCAATGG ATGATGACGACGTCTTCCTCTGTGGAAAGTGTAAGAAGCAGTTTAACTCATTGCCTGCATTCATGACACACAAGAGGGAGCAGTGCCAGCCCAACACCCCCTCACTTGCCACAGTGTCTCTGGCCTCCAGCAATGCCTACACCTCCATCAGCGCTGTGCCACAGCCCCCTGTCAACAGACAG gtgtccacatacatcACAgttcctccctctcctctcacacacacgctggTGCAGGGGAACGTTCTGGTCAGCGATGAGGTTCTCATGTCTGCTATCTCTGCCTTTACGTCCATGGACCAGCCCATGGCTGCCATGCAGGCTTCCACTCAG AGTAATCTGAGCATGCCCACTGGAGCATCATACCTGCAGCACCACCCACAGCCCCCCCACCCACTCCCACCCAGCCAAACCCAGTCCCTCTCCTCTCAGATCCCCtccagcaacaacagctcagtggTGCAGGTGTATAGCGCGCTGCCCCCGATGGCTGGGGGTGGTAATGCAGAAGTGCACGCACTCGGACTGCAGTCGTTTCAGCCGGTTCAG GGTCCCAGCCAGTGTGTGGAGAGTCAGAGTCAGGCGTTCAGCAGTGCTCCTGCCTACAGTCTGGCAAAACCCACGACCAAAGCCAAAACCTGCGCCAACACAGCAGCCCTGCCTGAGCTCGGGGAATATGACAAGGTCATCATCCCCAAGAAAGCCAGAAACACCAAGAAAGGACAGGATG TAGGACAGACGAAAGCAAAAGGTCAGAAGCTGAAGTGCAATTTCTGTGACAAAGTGTTCACCAAAAACTTCGACCTGCAGCAACACATCAGAAG TCACACGGGGGAGAAGCCGTTCCAGTGTATTGTGTGCGGTCGAGCTTTTGCCCAAAAGTCCAACGTAAAGAAGCACATGCAGACTCACAAAGTGTGGCCGGCCGGCGTCCACAGCACTGTGTCCAGACTGCCCATCACTGTGAAAGTGGTTCCTGTGAACACGGATGAAAACACACCGCAGCCAGCAGAGGCACAGGAAGCTCAGA CAGCTGTGGAGCAGAGCGAGGAGGAGCTGCAGGCGGAGGCGGCCCGTGCGTCCGAGGCTAAAGGCCCGAGTCAGGGTCACAGCAAACAGATCATCCTGATCGACAGCTCTTACCAGTGCCAGTTCTGCGCAGCCAAGTTCAGCACGTACTTCCAGCTCAAGTCTCACATGACCCAGCACAAAGACGAGCAG GTGTACAGGTGTGTGGTGAAGACGTGCTCTCAGACCTTTCAGAAGCTGGACCTGTTTCTCGAACACATCCGCACACACCAGGAGCACCTGACGTACCGCTGCCACCTCTGCTGTAAAGTGTTCCCCTCCCTGTTTGAGCTGGGTCTGCACCAGTACTCCCACAGTTTCTGCCCCCAGCAGAACCCACGCAAAGAGGCCAACTACTACAG ATGTAATAAGTGCCAGAGTAAATACTCCACACAGGAAGCTCTGGAGCAGCATCTCCTCACTGCCTCCCATAACTACCCCTGCCCTCACTGCCAGAAG GTTTTCCCTTGCGAGAGGTATTTCCGCAGACATCTGTCCACTCACGGCGCGGGTGGCAAATTCAAATGCCAGATCTGTAAAAAGTTTTTCAAAACTGAGCACTACCTCAAACTCCACACGCAGATACACTCAG GAGAGAAGCCATACAAATGTTCTGTCTGCGAGGCCACGTTCAACCGCAAGGACAAGGTGAAGAGACACATGCTGATCCATGAACCCTTTAAGAAGTACAAGTGCCCTTTCAG GACGCATGTTGGCTGCACTAAAGAGTTCAACAGGCCGGACAAGCTGAAGGCCCACATACTCTCTCACTCTG GCATCAAGCCGTTTAAGTGCCAGTTGTGTCAGAAGAGTTTCAGCCGGCGAGCCCACATGCTGGAGCACCAGCGCTCTCATACCAACAACTACCGCTTCCGCTGCTCCACCTGTAGCAAAGGCTTCAGCCGCCACAAATACTACAGAGACCACAAGTGCCCCCTGGCAGGAGCTCCAGCAGAGGGGGCCGAGAGACGGAGCAGGGGGAGGAGCGCAGAGGGCAGTAAAGGAACAG ATCCAGAACCTGCAGCTGAGGGGCCTGACACTCCAGAGActccagaggaggaggaggatgaggaagaggaggaggacgaggatgATGGAAACGACGAAGGAGAGACATCTGTGAGCGGAGTGTTGGAGACAGAGATGGGGGAAAGaggggaagaggaggagagggacgAAGGCTTGGTGGCCGGTGCGAGCCTGGAGCAGATGCAGGACGGCGGAGGAGCGGATGGTCTGCTGGCTGCACCTGTGTTTGGAGCCGCTGGAGACTGA
- the znf341 gene encoding zinc finger protein 341 isoform X4 yields MDNQTVLAVQSLLDGQGGVPDPGTQTVSGTTIQSMDDDDVFLCGKCKKQFNSLPAFMTHKREQCQPNTPSLATVSLASSNAYTSISAVPQPPVNRQVSTYITVPPSPLTHTLVQGNVLVSDEVLMSAISAFTSMDQPMAAMQASTQSNLSMPTGASYLQHHPQPPHPLPPSQTQSLSSQIPSSNNSSVVQVYSALPPMAGGGNAEVHALGLQSFQPVQGPSQCVESQSQAFSSAPAYSLAKPTTKAKTCANTAALPELGEYDKVIIPKKARNTKKGQDVGQTKAKGQKLKCNFCDKVFTKNFDLQQHIRSHTGEKPFQCIVCGRAFAQKSNVKKHMQTHKVWPAGVHSTVSRLPITVKVVPVNTDENTPQPAEAQEAQTAVEQSEEELQAEAARASEAKGPSQGHSKQIILIDSSYQCQFCAAKFSTYFQLKSHMTQHKDEQVYRCVVKTCSQTFQKLDLFLEHIRTHQEHLTYRCHLCCKVFPSLFELGLHQYSHSFCPQQNPRKEANYYRCNKCQSKYSTQEALEQHLLTASHNYPCPHCQKVFPCERYFRRHLSTHGAGGKFKCQICKKFFKTEHYLKLHTQIHSGEKPYKCSVCEATFNRKDKVKRHMLIHEPFKKYKCPFRTHVGCTKEFNRPDKLKAHILSHSGIKPFKCQLCQKSFSRRAHMLEHQRSHTNNYRFRCSTCSKGFSRHKYYRDHKCPLAGAPAEGAERRSRGRSAEGSKGTDPEPAAEGPDTPETPEEEEDEEEEEDEDDGNDEGETSVSGVLETEMGERGEEEERDEGLVAGASLEQMQDGGGADGLLAAPVFGAAGD; encoded by the exons ATGGACAACCAGACGGTCCTTGCTGTCCAGTCCCTTCTGGATGGTCAAGGTGGTGTCCCAGATCCCGGTACTCAGACTGTCTCAGGGACGACCATCCAGTCAATGG ATGATGACGACGTCTTCCTCTGTGGAAAGTGTAAGAAGCAGTTTAACTCATTGCCTGCATTCATGACACACAAGAGGGAGCAGTGCCAGCCCAACACCCCCTCACTTGCCACAGTGTCTCTGGCCTCCAGCAATGCCTACACCTCCATCAGCGCTGTGCCACAGCCCCCTGTCAACAGACAG gtgtccacatacatcACAgttcctccctctcctctcacacacacgctggTGCAGGGGAACGTTCTGGTCAGCGATGAGGTTCTCATGTCTGCTATCTCTGCCTTTACGTCCATGGACCAGCCCATGGCTGCCATGCAGGCTTCCACTCAG AGTAATCTGAGCATGCCCACTGGAGCATCATACCTGCAGCACCACCCACAGCCCCCCCACCCACTCCCACCCAGCCAAACCCAGTCCCTCTCCTCTCAGATCCCCtccagcaacaacagctcagtggTGCAGGTGTATAGCGCGCTGCCCCCGATGGCTGGGGGTGGTAATGCAGAAGTGCACGCACTCGGACTGCAGTCGTTTCAGCCGGTTCAG GGTCCCAGCCAGTGTGTGGAGAGTCAGAGTCAGGCGTTCAGCAGTGCTCCTGCCTACAGTCTGGCAAAACCCACGACCAAAGCCAAAACCTGCGCCAACACAGCAGCCCTGCCTGAGCTCGGGGAATATGACAAGGTCATCATCCCCAAGAAAGCCAGAAACACCAAGAAAGGACAGGATG TAGGACAGACGAAAGCAAAAGGTCAGAAGCTGAAGTGCAATTTCTGTGACAAAGTGTTCACCAAAAACTTCGACCTGCAGCAACACATCAGAAG TCACACGGGGGAGAAGCCGTTCCAGTGTATTGTGTGCGGTCGAGCTTTTGCCCAAAAGTCCAACGTAAAGAAGCACATGCAGACTCACAAAGTGTGGCCGGCCGGCGTCCACAGCACTGTGTCCAGACTGCCCATCACTGTGAAAGTGGTTCCTGTGAACACGGATGAAAACACACCGCAGCCAGCAGAGGCACAGGAAGCTCAGA CAGCTGTGGAGCAGAGCGAGGAGGAGCTGCAGGCGGAGGCGGCCCGTGCGTCCGAGGCTAAAGGCCCGAGTCAGGGTCACAGCAAACAGATCATCCTGATCGACAGCTCTTACCAGTGCCAGTTCTGCGCAGCCAAGTTCAGCACGTACTTCCAGCTCAAGTCTCACATGACCCAGCACAAAGACGAGCAG GTGTACAGGTGTGTGGTGAAGACGTGCTCTCAGACCTTTCAGAAGCTGGACCTGTTTCTCGAACACATCCGCACACACCAGGAGCACCTGACGTACCGCTGCCACCTCTGCTGTAAAGTGTTCCCCTCCCTGTTTGAGCTGGGTCTGCACCAGTACTCCCACAGTTTCTGCCCCCAGCAGAACCCACGCAAAGAGGCCAACTACTACAG ATGTAATAAGTGCCAGAGTAAATACTCCACACAGGAAGCTCTGGAGCAGCATCTCCTCACTGCCTCCCATAACTACCCCTGCCCTCACTGCCAGAAG GTTTTCCCTTGCGAGAGGTATTTCCGCAGACATCTGTCCACTCACGGCGCGGGTGGCAAATTCAAATGCCAGATCTGTAAAAAGTTTTTCAAAACTGAGCACTACCTCAAACTCCACACGCAGATACACTCAG GAGAGAAGCCATACAAATGTTCTGTCTGCGAGGCCACGTTCAACCGCAAGGACAAGGTGAAGAGACACATGCTGATCCATGAACCCTTTAAGAAGTACAAGTGCCCTTTCAG GACGCATGTTGGCTGCACTAAAGAGTTCAACAGGCCGGACAAGCTGAAGGCCCACATACTCTCTCACTCTG GCATCAAGCCGTTTAAGTGCCAGTTGTGTCAGAAGAGTTTCAGCCGGCGAGCCCACATGCTGGAGCACCAGCGCTCTCATACCAACAACTACCGCTTCCGCTGCTCCACCTGTAGCAAAGGCTTCAGCCGCCACAAATACTACAGAGACCACAAGTGCCCCCTGGCAGGAGCTCCAGCAGAGGGGGCCGAGAGACGGAGCAGGGGGAGGAGCGCAGAGGGCAGTAAAGGAACAG ATCCAGAACCTGCAGCTGAGGGGCCTGACACTCCAGAGActccagaggaggaggaggatgaggaagaggaggaggacgaggatgATGGAAACGACGAAGGAGAGACATCTGTGAGCGGAGTGTTGGAGACAGAGATGGGGGAAAGaggggaagaggaggagagggacgAAGGCTTGGTGGCCGGTGCGAGCCTGGAGCAGATGCAGGACGGCGGAGGAGCGGATGGTCTGCTGGCTGCACCTGTGTTTGGAGCCGCTGGAGACTGA